Proteins encoded by one window of Dreissena polymorpha isolate Duluth1 chromosome 11, UMN_Dpol_1.0, whole genome shotgun sequence:
- the LOC127850073 gene encoding uncharacterized protein LOC127850073 isoform X1, giving the protein MNHLFTGIALLSLTNVARTQATSSLDSTTSTITTPTTTSSTTTFTSSTTTDFTSSVNDEVTTYTAEKESKPTSRDKNETESQSPTQTDSTTTSTAYVVSTSTPSTTSSSATSTSSTTIDFNTSVKDTVTTTTDVVVTDAPSSIQTVSTTTLTTTRPILIDVANAPTQRESLPSSTANSDTDSNSYTSTLKSITSTISPTKTAIMNVTDNGMNNTNLTASSQTYETQTIHTTSPGLDEINETEVNGKTLDYDVHENVVQSGTKSVTQSTESTTTSTNTDTFWPWKTTRKTTHRSNGSTTSDSSSITSTSDQTTTTTMSYNEYESGTPPASNDAEDKTFGGNDSHSGSKMKDSVQMSAGHIVVLSIGIFLTFVLMVVLGKRLFDGWQRRHYSKLDYLINGMYN; this is encoded by the exons ATGAATCATCTGTTCACGGGCATTGCTTTGCTCAGTTTGACGAATGTCGCCCGGACACAGGCAACCAGTTCACTTGACAGCACTACGTCGACCATCACTACCCCTACTACGACGAGTTCAACCACAACTTTCACCAGCTCGACCACTACTGATTTTACCTCTAGTGTAAACGATGAAGTGACAACGTACACTGCTGAAAAAGAATCGAAACCCACATCGCGCGACAAAAATGAGACAGAATCGCAATCGCCGACACAAACCGATTCTACGACGACCTCGACAGCATATGTTGTTTCGACATCCACCCCTTCCACGACGAGTTCAAGCGCAACCTCTACCAGCTCGACCACTATTGATTTCAACACGAGTGTAAAAGATACAGTGACCACAACCACTGACGTAGTTGTGACAGACGCGCCATCGTCGATACAAACCGTATCTACAACGACCTTGACAACCACCAGGCCAATCTTGATTGATGTTGCAAACGCCCCGACGCAGCGTGAATCACTACCTTCATCCACTGCAAATTCTGACACAGACAGTAATAGTTACACTAGCACATTAAAGAGCATTACTTCCACAATATCGCCGACAAAAACGGCAATTATGAATGTAACAGACAATGGAATGAATAATACGAATTTGACCGCTTCTAGCCAAACATATGAAACCCAGACAATTCATACCACTTCACCTGGACTTGATGAAATCAATGAAACGGAAGTTAATGGTAAAACTTTGGACTATGATGTACATGAAAATGTCGTGCAATCTGGGACAAAATCGGTTACACAATCAACGGAAAGTACGACTACATCTACTAATACTGACACATTTTGGCCTTGGAAAACGACAC GTAAAACTACTCACCGGTCTAATGGGTCAACAACATCAGATTCCTCGTCGATAACTTCGACCTCTGATCAAACCACAACGACCACAATGTCATATAATGAATACGAAAGCG GAACACCACCTGCAAGCAACGATGCCGAAGACAAAACGTTTGGCGGTAATGATTCGCACTCTGGTAGTAAGATGAAGGATTCAGTCCAGATGTCTGCAGGCCATATTGTTGTTTTGTCCATCGGGATCTTCCTGACCTTTGTTCTCATGGTTGTGCTTGGAAAGAGACTATTTGATGGATGGCAGAGACGCCATTACAGCAAGTTGGACTACTTGATTAACGGAATGTATAACTGA